ACATCACGTTGTGGAGTAATACAAATTTGTAAATGTCGTTCCTTATCAATAATTGTATCTTTAGTAATTTCAATTTTTGGTTCAAGAATATTTTTTGATGGTGCATTAGCTACATAGGTGAAGCCAGAACCATATTTGCTACTTATAACCGTTTGATTCAAGGCTTCTGGTGTTGTTTTATCTTGACCTATAAACTGTGCTGTCCAATCCGAAACTACATGTTCATAGGTAGCCCATTGAGCTGTTTGCTTATCGGCATTAAACACATAAAGTAAACTTGTGGGTTTAGCAGTACCGTTTGAAAAACCGCTATTTAAATGTGCAACAAGCATGGCTATTAAAAATAAAAAACCTGAAAGTAGGGCAAGAAATCCTTTTCGTTTGTAACATCCGATAATTGGGAGGAGTAAAAGAAAAATAAGTGTCGTGAGAAGGGTAGAGGCCACCATCATTTTTAAACCTAGACCCACAGGAAACATTTTGACAAAAGGGGTCAAAATCCATAACGCAGGTAATGCTAAAAATACGAAGAGTAAGCCATTTGGTTTTTCTTGTTGTATCAGCACAAAAAATGAGGCTAAAAGGGCAAAAACCGGAATGATAAAGAAATTAGCACCGGGTAAATAAGCTGTTAAGCATCCACAGATGACAAGCCATAAGATAAGTGGCGCAACGACTAAGTTTTTTGTGTTAATAGCTTTGAATTTTTTATAGGTGTAAAAACATACAGCTATTGAAAATAACACAAAAGCGGTGATATAGGTGTATCCGTTATAGGGAAACCCATGAAGCATATCGGTATATTGCGGATATAGCCCTTTTAGCGCCGACCAGCTAAAATACCCAACAAAACCATTCACGATAAGTGCGATGAACATGGGCAGAAATCCTATAAGAACGTCTTTTAGAACGAGCAATTTTTTTCTGAATCCATAAAATAATAAAACCATACACAGCCCTACCGCAAGTCCAAATAAAATCCAAATCCATTCAAACGGATAGGAAACTATTTTAAAAAAAGGCACTGTAAAATAATTATAATCGTTTAAGCTTTTTAGTGTTGTTAAGTCGGCATCGCTAAAATAGGTGAGTAAGGGCATTAAATAACTGCCTTGGTGGGCTAGCGTTTTTTTGTCTAAGCGCTCGTAAGTGTCTTGGGCCGTATGATAATCGAAATGATCATCAATAAACGCAAAATTAAGACCTTCAATGTCGGCCTCTTCTCTAAAAACGGTTAAATCGGTATCATTAGGTAACATTTTGTAAATGCTGTAGACCAAGGAATTTGCTACCGGGTAATTAGGATTAGCTTTTGAAAATTCTTTAATTAAATTACCGTTACCTCTGTTCGTTTCAATCAACATATACGAAGGACCACCACTACCACGTGCTTCAAAATTTAAAACGAGACCAACTTCTTTAGCCCAAGGGTGCTTTTTGACAAATAAATTAGCGCCATTTAAACCTAATTCTTCGGCATCAGTGATCAAAATAATAATATCGTTTTTTGGCGTCTTTTCTGCCGCTAAAAAAGTACGAATACCTTCTAAAATTGTGGCCACACCACTGGCAGCATCGCTAGCGCCAAAGGAT
The sequence above is drawn from the Cellulophaga sp. Hel_I_12 genome and encodes:
- a CDS encoding M28 family peptidase, with translation MKNTNALFTLLLILLATYLGFTLSVPEFENDATPSSTAFSTNNALAHVKKMSTKPHAVGFPGHTEVRQYIVDELQKMGLEPSLQEGYTAGDWANLSKATNILARIKGSEKGKALLLLSHYDSSPHSSFGASDAASGVATILEGIRTFLAAEKTPKNDIIILITDAEELGLNGANLFVKKHPWAKEVGLVLNFEARGSGGPSYMLIETNRGNGNLIKEFSKANPNYPVANSLVYSIYKMLPNDTDLTVFREEADIEGLNFAFIDDHFDYHTAQDTYERLDKKTLAHQGSYLMPLLTYFSDADLTTLKSLNDYNYFTVPFFKIVSYPFEWIWILFGLAVGLCMVLLFYGFRKKLLVLKDVLIGFLPMFIALIVNGFVGYFSWSALKGLYPQYTDMLHGFPYNGYTYITAFVLFSIAVCFYTYKKFKAINTKNLVVAPLILWLVICGCLTAYLPGANFFIIPVFALLASFFVLIQQEKPNGLLFVFLALPALWILTPFVKMFPVGLGLKMMVASTLLTTLIFLLLLPIIGCYKRKGFLALLSGFLFLIAMLVAHLNSGFSNGTAKPTSLLYVFNADKQTAQWATYEHVVSDWTAQFIGQDKTTPEALNQTVISSKYGSGFTYVANAPSKNILEPKIEITKDTIIDKERHLQICITPQRDVNRLEIFTNDVSLTKATVNGIALSDYFLKNRVKGKLVTHYISNNLYTDLYLVLPENEKVQLTLYEAANDLLINKQFTVPARPIDNIPMPFVLNDATLLIKTVNFE